In one window of Cupriavidus necator N-1 DNA:
- the gspG gene encoding type II secretion system major pseudopilin GspG: MRRFTSQIASPARSVRARRARGFTLIEIMVVIVILGVLAALVVPKIMSRPDEARIVAARQDISSIMQALKLYRLDNSRYPTTEQGLPALVAKPTTEPVPNNWKGGGYLEKLPKDPWGHPYQYLNPGVRGEIDVFSFGADGQAGGNGNDADIGNWE, from the coding sequence ATGCGCAGATTCACTTCCCAGATTGCCAGCCCCGCCCGTTCCGTGCGTGCCCGCCGTGCGCGTGGCTTCACCCTGATCGAGATCATGGTCGTGATCGTGATCCTTGGCGTGCTGGCGGCGCTGGTGGTGCCCAAGATCATGAGCCGTCCGGACGAGGCCCGCATCGTGGCCGCGCGCCAGGACATCTCGTCGATCATGCAGGCGCTCAAGCTGTATCGCCTGGACAACAGCCGCTACCCCACCACCGAGCAGGGCCTGCCCGCGCTGGTGGCCAAGCCCACCACCGAGCCCGTGCCCAACAACTGGAAGGGCGGCGGCTACCTGGAAAAGCTGCCCAAGGATCCCTGGGGCCATCCGTACCAGTACCTGAACCCGGGCGTGCGCGGCGAGATCGACGTGTTCAGCTTCGGCGCCGACGGCCAGGCCGGCGGCAACGGCAACGACGCCGACATCGGCAACTGGGAATAA
- a CDS encoding GspH/FimT family pseudopilin, giving the protein MTTAPRRRATGPRRRGFTLLELLVVMVIAGIVISLVAVNASPNERGRVLDDGQRIARLFELAQEEAQLGARPLAWEGNASGWRFLELTPNGWIPMRTDVFAPGHWRLALDQVIVSEGGRSTGTSSPPRLIFGRELIDAPQRLILVRGDIRVDVAGDGSGRYFASTP; this is encoded by the coding sequence ATGACCACGGCGCCGCGCCGCCGCGCGACCGGCCCCCGGCGCCGCGGCTTTACACTGCTAGAGCTGCTGGTGGTCATGGTGATCGCCGGCATCGTGATCTCGCTGGTGGCGGTCAACGCCTCGCCCAATGAACGGGGCCGCGTGCTAGACGACGGCCAGCGCATCGCGCGGCTGTTCGAACTGGCGCAGGAAGAGGCACAGCTTGGCGCCCGCCCGCTCGCCTGGGAGGGCAATGCCAGCGGCTGGCGCTTCCTGGAATTGACCCCCAACGGCTGGATCCCCATGCGTACCGACGTGTTTGCCCCAGGCCACTGGCGCCTGGCGCTGGACCAGGTGATCGTGTCCGAAGGGGGCCGCAGCACCGGGACCAGCAGCCCGCCCCGGCTGATCTTCGGGCGCGAGCTGATCGATGCCCCGCAGCGGCTGATCCTGGTGCGCGGCGATATCCGCGTGGACGTTGCCGGCGACGGCAGCGGCCGCTATTTCGCCAGCACGCCATGA
- the gspI gene encoding type II secretion system minor pseudopilin GspI, with protein sequence MKPCPRSLPRPARRGRNAGFTLIEVLVALTILAVALTAAMRAMGSMVDASASLQARMLAEWSAENHLAALRLAKTWPEPGVSGYACPQGGTPLYCEQSVSGTPNPVFRRVEIAVYPSATDKSVRLAWLVTIVPNETRNVL encoded by the coding sequence ATGAAACCCTGCCCCCGCTCCTTGCCGCGGCCGGCCCGGCGCGGGCGCAACGCTGGCTTTACGCTAATCGAAGTGCTGGTGGCGCTGACCATCCTGGCGGTCGCGCTGACCGCGGCAATGCGGGCGATGGGCTCGATGGTCGATGCCAGCGCGTCGCTGCAGGCGCGCATGCTGGCCGAGTGGAGTGCCGAGAATCACCTGGCCGCGCTGCGCCTGGCCAAGACCTGGCCCGAGCCCGGCGTCAGCGGCTATGCCTGCCCGCAGGGCGGCACGCCGCTGTATTGCGAGCAATCCGTCTCGGGCACGCCCAATCCCGTTTTCCGCCGCGTCGAAATCGCGGTCTACCCGTCCGCCACGGACAAGTCCGTACGCCTGGCGTGGCTGGTCACCATAGTCCCCAATGAAACCCGCAACGTGCTCTGA
- a CDS encoding PulJ/GspJ family protein — protein sequence MKPATCSERRRPRRPGGFTLLEMLVAITLLAVMAVIGWRALDSLTRSRERLTDHDARLDALKVLYGQLQADCEHLANPTLLQASPVEIGQNRLLLVRDRRDEGQPPTWQVLSYQLDGNTLVRVAAPPVNSRAGLQSALLALRQGGGNTAQVRRVLADVDGMSMRAWVEPAGWQADSGRIRNVLFAGNAASAVAASAPGAAQSNTAVRAVELTIFARMGDGDAPRQFQKICMTGL from the coding sequence ATGAAACCCGCAACGTGCTCTGAGCGCCGCCGCCCGCGGCGGCCCGGCGGCTTCACGCTGCTGGAGATGCTGGTCGCCATCACGCTGCTGGCGGTGATGGCGGTGATCGGCTGGCGCGCGCTGGACAGCCTGACGCGCAGCCGCGAGCGCCTCACCGACCACGACGCGCGCCTGGACGCGCTGAAAGTGCTCTACGGCCAACTCCAGGCCGACTGCGAGCACCTGGCCAACCCCACGCTGCTGCAGGCCAGCCCGGTCGAGATCGGCCAGAACCGGCTGCTGCTGGTGCGCGACCGGCGCGACGAAGGCCAGCCGCCGACCTGGCAGGTGCTGTCGTACCAGCTCGACGGCAATACCCTGGTGCGCGTGGCGGCACCGCCGGTGAACAGCAGGGCCGGCCTGCAGTCGGCGCTGCTGGCCCTGCGCCAGGGCGGCGGCAACACCGCGCAGGTGCGGCGCGTGCTGGCCGACGTGGACGGCATGAGCATGCGCGCATGGGTGGAGCCCGCCGGCTGGCAGGCCGACAGCGGGCGCATCCGCAACGTGCTGTTCGCGGGCAATGCCGCCAGCGCCGTGGCCGCCTCCGCGCCCGGCGCGGCACAGTCCAACACCGCGGTGCGCGCAGTGGAACTGACCATCTTCGCCCGCATGGGCGATGGCGATGCGCCGCGGCAGTTCCAGAAGATCTGCATGACCGGGCTATGA
- the gspK gene encoding type II secretion system minor pseudopilin GspK, with amino-acid sequence MRQAGRPPRLVPLRRRPRGAAVVTALLMVTLAVVVVSGMLWRQQVQIRAIENQRLLAQATWIERAAVDWARLILRDDQRRTNVDELGEPWAVPIAETRLSDFLGAALRTDVAGETSFLSGRILDAQARLNLANLVVWTATGGEGGQAGRAASVDPAAQAAYRRLLQTVGLNPALAETTARYMLQAAQGGNASGQPAPRPLDSVQGLMALPGYTPEMVAVLEPFVTVLPERTLVNANTAEAEVLAAVIDKLPLERARELVRQRDRAYFNNLGNLQTQLAAVAPQADAANLGNLLDVRTHYFLVYGLVRHERATRLQVSLIFRGEPLGTANTTRVVWIQDADRLPDLR; translated from the coding sequence ATGAGGCAAGCCGGCCGCCCGCCTCGCCTGGTGCCGTTGCGCCGCCGCCCGCGCGGTGCGGCCGTGGTCACCGCGCTGCTGATGGTGACGCTGGCCGTGGTGGTGGTGTCCGGCATGCTGTGGCGCCAGCAGGTGCAGATCCGCGCCATCGAGAACCAGCGGCTGCTGGCCCAGGCCACCTGGATCGAGCGTGCCGCCGTGGACTGGGCGCGGCTGATCCTGCGCGACGACCAGCGCCGCACCAATGTCGACGAACTGGGCGAGCCGTGGGCGGTGCCGATCGCCGAGACGCGGCTGTCGGACTTCCTCGGCGCGGCACTGCGCACCGATGTCGCGGGCGAGACCTCGTTCCTGTCGGGCCGCATCCTGGATGCGCAGGCGCGCCTGAACCTGGCCAACCTGGTGGTGTGGACCGCCACTGGCGGCGAAGGCGGCCAGGCAGGCCGCGCGGCCTCGGTCGACCCGGCGGCGCAGGCCGCATACCGCCGCCTGCTGCAGACGGTCGGCCTGAACCCGGCGCTGGCCGAGACCACGGCGCGCTACATGCTGCAGGCCGCGCAGGGCGGCAATGCCAGCGGCCAGCCGGCGCCGCGCCCGCTGGACAGCGTGCAGGGGCTGATGGCACTGCCCGGCTACACGCCGGAGATGGTGGCGGTGCTGGAGCCCTTTGTTACCGTGCTGCCCGAGCGCACGCTGGTCAACGCCAACACCGCCGAGGCCGAGGTGCTGGCTGCGGTCATCGACAAGCTGCCGCTGGAGCGCGCGCGCGAACTGGTGCGCCAGCGCGACCGCGCCTACTTCAACAACCTGGGCAACCTGCAGACCCAGCTGGCCGCGGTGGCGCCGCAGGCGGATGCCGCCAACCTCGGCAACCTGCTCGACGTGCGCACGCACTACTTCCTGGTCTACGGACTGGTGCGGCACGAGCGCGCCACCCGGCTGCAGGTGTCGCTGATCTTCCGCGGCGAGCCGCTGGGCACGGCCAACACCACCCGCGTGGTCTGGATCCAGGATGCGGACCGGCTGCCGGACCTGCGCTGA
- the gspL gene encoding type II secretion system protein GspL yields the protein MSTTLYVRLPHRPHDQPQPWQFGTLPFALVRTATADAARRGQARAAPEVLREGHARIADLPAAERLVLILAASDVLLTTASVPPLPPARLKQALPNLVEDALATDAQPCHIGVGPALDGSAARGSRQRLLMVADRAWLRAVLDAFAEHRHRRRHVLAAQLCVPLAAAAQASTEPSMASTDAPPPAATLVVEAAASALARSGELSDALSGELPSAASDAARQWQLTVRTGAHAGYGLLLGDDALAAWQALAPAGTWYADADAAAAAPVPDLRQAARTSWQLWIEGAQDCLREPALDLAQFEFAQGRADRWNLVAWRVPLALLAGIVLVQVIGMNTHWLLLRREQQRLEAAQLQALHGAFPQIQTVLDAPLQMRRQVEQLRTASGRSTPEDFLPLADRFAQAARRLPPDALQALEYRGRMLVVTLKPGTDTAGLRSAARQAGLQMEEDKAGSAAGSTSSSAGTPVTPGSRWTVRPGL from the coding sequence TTGAGCACCACCCTGTACGTCCGCCTGCCGCACCGGCCGCATGACCAGCCGCAACCGTGGCAGTTCGGCACCCTGCCGTTCGCGCTGGTGCGCACGGCCACGGCCGACGCGGCGCGGCGTGGCCAGGCCCGTGCGGCACCGGAAGTGTTGCGCGAAGGCCACGCCCGCATCGCTGACCTGCCCGCGGCCGAGCGCCTGGTGCTGATCCTCGCCGCCAGCGACGTACTGCTGACCACCGCCAGCGTGCCGCCGCTGCCGCCCGCCCGTTTGAAACAGGCGCTGCCCAACCTGGTCGAGGACGCGCTCGCCACCGATGCGCAGCCGTGCCATATCGGCGTGGGCCCTGCCCTGGACGGCAGCGCCGCGCGCGGATCGCGCCAGCGGCTGCTGATGGTGGCCGACCGCGCCTGGCTGCGCGCCGTGCTCGACGCCTTTGCCGAACACCGCCACCGGCGCCGCCATGTGCTGGCCGCGCAGCTGTGCGTGCCGCTGGCCGCCGCCGCGCAAGCCAGCACCGAGCCGTCAATGGCGAGCACCGACGCGCCGCCGCCGGCGGCCACGCTGGTGGTCGAAGCCGCCGCCAGCGCCCTCGCCCGGAGCGGCGAGTTGAGCGATGCGTTAAGCGGCGAACTGCCCTCCGCCGCCTCCGACGCCGCGCGCCAGTGGCAACTGACCGTGCGCACCGGCGCCCACGCCGGCTACGGCTTGCTGCTGGGCGACGATGCCCTGGCCGCGTGGCAGGCGCTTGCGCCTGCCGGCACCTGGTATGCCGATGCCGACGCTGCCGCCGCGGCGCCGGTGCCCGACCTGCGCCAGGCCGCCCGCACCAGCTGGCAGCTGTGGATCGAAGGCGCGCAGGACTGCCTGCGCGAGCCGGCGCTGGACCTGGCGCAGTTTGAATTCGCGCAGGGCCGTGCCGACCGCTGGAACCTGGTGGCATGGCGCGTGCCGCTGGCATTGCTGGCGGGCATCGTGCTGGTCCAGGTCATTGGCATGAACACGCACTGGCTGCTGCTGCGGCGCGAGCAGCAGCGGCTGGAAGCCGCGCAGCTGCAGGCGCTTCACGGCGCCTTCCCGCAGATCCAGACCGTGCTCGACGCGCCGCTGCAGATGCGGCGGCAGGTCGAGCAGCTGCGCACCGCCAGCGGCCGCAGCACGCCGGAAGACTTCCTGCCGCTGGCCGACCGCTTTGCCCAGGCCGCGCGCAGGCTGCCGCCCGACGCGCTGCAGGCGCTGGAGTACCGCGGCCGCATGCTGGTGGTGACGCTCAAGCCAGGCACGGACACCGCTGGCCTGCGCAGCGCCGCGCGCCAGGCCGGACTGCAGATGGAAGAAGACAAGGCCGGAAGTGCCGCTGGCAGTACCAGCAGCAGCGCAGGCACCCCGGTGACGCCCGGCTCCCGCTGGACCGTCAGGCCCGGCCTGTAA
- a CDS encoding type II secretion system protein M has product MNPMKDTARSQTPRASRPGATSALRTRLARLRPSVPQAWQERFNAFWSARNPREQAILGGGGAVLALVIGYLVLWEPAADGRERLARNLPKLRADLAEMETLAQEARGLKATPAPSLRGDALTQALQDSLGQHGLKATRLAAGADNSVQVQLDKVPFGAVSGWLQDVRQQQRMKVIDARIVYVGATALVNVSATLQGPGGRS; this is encoded by the coding sequence ATGAACCCCATGAAAGACACAGCCCGAAGCCAGACGCCACGCGCCAGCCGGCCAGGCGCGACCTCTGCGCTGCGCACGCGCCTGGCGCGGCTGCGCCCGTCCGTGCCGCAGGCGTGGCAGGAGCGCTTCAACGCCTTCTGGTCGGCGCGCAACCCGCGCGAACAGGCCATCCTGGGCGGCGGCGGCGCCGTGCTGGCGCTGGTGATCGGCTACCTGGTCCTGTGGGAGCCGGCCGCCGACGGCCGCGAGCGCCTGGCGCGCAACCTGCCCAAGCTGCGCGCCGACCTGGCCGAAATGGAAACCCTGGCGCAGGAAGCCCGCGGCCTGAAGGCCACGCCGGCGCCATCGCTGCGCGGCGACGCGCTCACGCAGGCGCTGCAGGACAGCCTGGGCCAGCACGGCCTGAAGGCGACCCGGCTGGCCGCCGGCGCCGACAACAGCGTGCAGGTGCAGCTGGACAAGGTGCCGTTCGGCGCGGTCAGCGGCTGGCTGCAGGACGTGCGCCAGCAGCAGCGCATGAAGGTGATCGACGCCCGTATCGTCTATGTCGGCGCCACGGCGCTGGTGAACGTCAGCGCGACCCTGCAGGGTCCGGGCGGCCGCAGCTGA
- a CDS encoding type II secretion system protein N, whose translation MVRLETLRLPRHKLRQPAAWRRLRWLGLGLASAAVTVVAMLPAAWIAARVATQTQGRVLLADASGSLWHGSATLALSAGAGSQTATVLPGRLQWTLAFWPLLGGSARLVVSHSEAMAAPVAITVTPGGWSAQAGAIRLPAALLEGIGAPFNTLRPDGLMRVDWSTLQGRFSGQGMRGHMTLRIEQVSSAVSRLRPLGSYRAEIDWTGEGGGKLQLSTIAGPLHLEGSGTLGRQARFEGTAHAEPEAATQLTSLLSLLGRRDNHVTRLRF comes from the coding sequence ATGGTACGGCTGGAAACGCTGCGCCTGCCGCGCCACAAGCTGCGCCAGCCGGCCGCATGGCGGCGCCTGCGCTGGCTGGGGCTTGGCCTGGCGAGCGCCGCGGTGACCGTGGTGGCGATGCTGCCGGCGGCATGGATCGCCGCGCGCGTGGCCACGCAGACGCAGGGACGGGTACTGCTGGCCGATGCCAGCGGCTCGCTCTGGCATGGCAGCGCCACGCTGGCGCTGTCGGCCGGCGCCGGCAGCCAGACCGCGACCGTGCTGCCCGGCCGGCTGCAATGGACGCTGGCGTTCTGGCCGCTGCTGGGCGGCAGCGCGCGCCTGGTGGTGAGCCATTCCGAGGCCATGGCCGCACCGGTCGCCATCACCGTGACCCCCGGCGGCTGGAGTGCGCAGGCAGGCGCCATCCGGCTGCCCGCGGCGCTGCTCGAAGGCATCGGCGCGCCGTTCAATACGCTGCGCCCGGACGGCCTGATGCGCGTGGACTGGTCCACGCTGCAGGGACGCTTTTCGGGCCAGGGCATGCGCGGCCATATGACGCTGCGCATCGAACAGGTGTCGTCGGCCGTGAGCCGGCTGCGCCCGCTGGGCAGCTACCGCGCCGAAATCGACTGGACCGGCGAGGGTGGCGGCAAGCTGCAGCTGAGCACCATCGCCGGGCCGCTGCACCTGGAGGGCAGCGGCACGCTGGGGCGGCAGGCGCGCTTCGAGGGCACCGCGCACGCCGAGCCCGAAGCGGCAACGCAACTGACCAGCCTGCTGAGCCTGCTGGGACGACGAGACAACCATGTGACAAGGCTGCGCTTCTGA
- the gspD gene encoding type II secretion system secretin GspD codes for MKTHAIRPVFHTACARAVALLCGLSLLAPAPLWAQPGARTGTPPAPPDITPSNRDQVVLNFVNADLDSVVKAVGQATGKNFVIDPRVKGTVNLVTEQPVSRAQALQTLGSVLRMQGYAMVESNGFTKVVPEADAKLQGSPTVIGASPSRGDQVVTQVFRLNYESANNLVPVLRPMIAPNNTITAYPANNTLVITDYADNLRRLARIIAAVDAPASGEVELVPLKHALASDTAAVLQKLLDPGAAGATGGGAPGVDASLRTSVVAEPRSNSLMIRATSRARLQQARQLIEKLDQPYARPGNIWVVPLKNADAVKLAATLRAIVAADSSFASATQPGGQAGGIGGAGGMTNVSTPAGGQFTGGATGTQASMRTGAAGGSGGAYGNSAFAASFGTSTQPATGGIIQADQSTNSLIITASEPVYRNLRGVIDDLDARRAQVYIESMIVEVTSTQASELGIQWQGLISSSSGNNNVFAGTNFGTGGQNILNLTLAGALADTNRTAAIGVAQGFVKDIGGLNLGIVNKAMGLGALLRALGTNGSVNLLSTPNLITLENEEAKILIGQNIPITTGSYAQTGGAASVTPFQTFDRKDVGITLRVKPQITDGGLVKMQIFQESSSVVQSTANLIQGPTTNVRSIETNVLVDDGQIIVLGGLIEDSYGDGVQKVPLLGDIPWIGGLFRSENKNRSKTNLLVFLRPYVMRTAGAADRLTQDRYDYMRAQQQGFVSPNIMVRDTNTPLLPPADAPATPFVDPRANGPLAAPLPLQQSLPQNAPQPGVPGQPQPVQPAPQQLPQPPANAPQPLSLRGESAFQN; via the coding sequence ATGAAAACCCACGCCATCCGACCTGTTTTCCACACCGCCTGCGCCCGCGCCGTGGCCCTGCTGTGCGGGCTCTCGCTGCTGGCGCCCGCGCCGTTGTGGGCCCAGCCCGGCGCGCGCACCGGCACCCCGCCCGCGCCGCCCGACATCACGCCGTCCAACCGCGACCAAGTGGTGCTGAACTTCGTCAACGCCGACCTTGATTCGGTGGTCAAGGCGGTCGGCCAGGCCACCGGCAAGAACTTCGTGATCGACCCGCGCGTGAAAGGCACGGTCAACCTGGTCACCGAGCAGCCGGTCTCGCGCGCGCAGGCGCTGCAGACGCTGGGCTCGGTGCTGCGCATGCAGGGCTATGCCATGGTCGAGAGCAACGGCTTCACCAAGGTCGTGCCCGAGGCCGACGCCAAGCTGCAGGGCTCGCCCACGGTGATCGGTGCCAGCCCCAGCCGCGGCGACCAGGTGGTGACGCAGGTGTTCCGGCTGAACTATGAATCGGCCAACAACCTGGTGCCGGTGCTGCGGCCGATGATCGCGCCCAACAACACCATCACCGCCTACCCGGCCAACAACACGCTTGTCATCACCGACTACGCCGACAACCTGCGCCGGCTGGCGCGCATCATCGCCGCGGTCGATGCGCCGGCCTCGGGCGAGGTCGAGCTGGTGCCGCTCAAGCACGCCCTGGCCAGCGATACCGCGGCGGTGCTGCAGAAGCTGCTCGACCCCGGCGCCGCGGGCGCCACCGGCGGCGGCGCACCGGGCGTCGACGCCAGCCTGCGCACCTCGGTGGTGGCGGAGCCGCGCAGCAATTCGCTAATGATCCGCGCCACCAGCCGCGCGCGGCTGCAGCAGGCGCGCCAGCTGATCGAGAAGCTCGACCAGCCCTATGCGCGCCCCGGCAATATCTGGGTGGTGCCGCTGAAGAACGCCGATGCGGTCAAGCTGGCGGCCACGCTGCGCGCCATTGTCGCCGCCGACAGCAGCTTTGCCAGCGCCACCCAGCCCGGCGGGCAGGCCGGCGGCATCGGCGGCGCGGGGGGCATGACCAATGTCTCGACGCCGGCCGGCGGGCAGTTCACCGGCGGCGCTACCGGCACCCAGGCCAGCATGCGGACCGGCGCGGCGGGAGGCTCGGGCGGCGCCTATGGCAACTCGGCCTTCGCCGCATCGTTCGGCACCAGTACCCAGCCGGCCACCGGCGGCATCATCCAGGCCGACCAGTCCACCAACTCGCTCATCATCACCGCCAGCGAACCGGTCTACCGCAACCTGCGCGGCGTGATCGACGACCTCGACGCGCGCCGCGCGCAGGTCTACATCGAGTCGATGATCGTCGAGGTGACCTCCACCCAGGCGAGCGAGCTGGGCATCCAGTGGCAGGGCCTGATCAGCTCGTCGAGCGGCAACAACAACGTCTTTGCCGGCACCAACTTCGGCACCGGCGGACAGAACATCCTGAACCTGACCCTGGCCGGGGCGCTGGCCGACACCAACCGCACCGCCGCCATCGGCGTGGCGCAAGGGTTCGTGAAGGACATCGGCGGCCTGAACCTGGGCATCGTCAACAAGGCGATGGGGCTGGGCGCGCTGCTGCGCGCGCTGGGCACCAACGGCAGCGTCAACCTGCTGTCCACGCCGAACCTGATCACGCTGGAGAACGAGGAAGCCAAGATCCTGATCGGCCAGAACATCCCGATCACCACCGGCTCCTATGCCCAGACCGGCGGCGCGGCCTCGGTCACGCCGTTCCAGACCTTCGACCGCAAGGACGTGGGCATCACGCTGCGCGTGAAGCCGCAGATCACCGACGGCGGGCTGGTGAAGATGCAGATCTTCCAGGAATCGTCGTCGGTGGTGCAGTCCACCGCCAACCTGATCCAGGGCCCGACCACCAACGTGCGCTCGATCGAGACCAATGTGCTGGTCGACGACGGCCAGATCATCGTGCTGGGCGGCCTGATCGAGGACTCATACGGCGACGGCGTGCAAAAGGTGCCGCTGCTGGGCGACATCCCATGGATCGGCGGCCTGTTCCGCTCCGAGAACAAGAACCGTTCCAAGACCAACCTGCTGGTGTTCCTGCGCCCCTATGTGATGCGCACGGCCGGCGCCGCCGACCGCCTGACGCAGGACCGCTACGACTATATGCGCGCGCAGCAGCAGGGCTTTGTTTCGCCTAACATCATGGTGCGTGATACCAACACGCCGTTGCTGCCGCCGGCCGACGCACCGGCCACGCCGTTCGTCGATCCGCGCGCAAACGGCCCGCTTGCCGCCCCGCTGCCCCTGCAGCAGTCCCTTCCGCAGAATGCCCCGCAGCCCGGCGTGCCGGGCCAGCCACAGCCCGTGCAGCCGGCACCGCAGCAGCTGCCGCAACCACCGGCGAATGCACCCCAGCCGCTGAGCCTGCGCGGCGAGTCTGCGTTCCAGAACTAG
- the gspE gene encoding type II secretion system ATPase GspE: MASEVQTALPAGASAPAETLEPPSPMAARLVSYGFAREAPLLVAHQRPDGLEVWVTRATSPTALAEVARVHGALRLRVLEPEALELAMADAYNRQDAGSAAQVVGEVEGEVDLSRLMQDIPAVEDLLESEDDAPIIRMINALLTQAAREGASDIHIEPFESSSVVRFRVDGTLRDVVRPKKALHGALISRIKIMAQLDIAEKRLPQDGRITLRVGGRPVDVRVSTLPTGHGERAVLRLLDKEAGRLDLAKLGMAPGTLRGFDHLIRQPHGIVLVTGPTGSGKTTTLYAALSRLDARTTNIMTVEDPIEYDLDGIGQTQVNARIDMTFGKALRAILRQDPDVVMIGEIRDLETAQIAVQASLTGHLVLATLHTNDSASAVTRLVDMGIEPFLLSSSLLGVLAQRLVRRLCQHCKSEEVIEVTAAEAEVLHAQGKPLQTVWHPVGCDKCGQSGYQGRMGVYELLTVGDEIRTMIHRQAPESEIKQVALAHGMHTMRGDAQRWVDSGATSLEEVLRVTRD, encoded by the coding sequence ATGGCTAGCGAAGTCCAAACTGCCCTGCCCGCCGGCGCCAGCGCGCCGGCCGAGACCCTGGAGCCGCCGTCGCCGATGGCCGCGCGGCTGGTCTCGTACGGCTTTGCGCGCGAGGCGCCGCTGCTGGTCGCGCACCAGCGCCCTGACGGACTGGAAGTCTGGGTGACCCGCGCCACGTCCCCGACCGCGCTGGCCGAGGTCGCGCGCGTGCACGGCGCGCTGCGCCTGCGCGTGCTTGAGCCCGAGGCACTGGAACTCGCCATGGCCGATGCCTACAACCGCCAGGACGCCGGCAGCGCCGCGCAGGTGGTCGGCGAGGTCGAAGGCGAGGTCGACCTGTCGCGCCTGATGCAGGACATCCCGGCGGTGGAGGACCTGCTTGAATCCGAGGACGACGCGCCGATCATCCGCATGATCAATGCGCTGCTGACGCAGGCCGCGCGCGAAGGCGCCTCGGATATCCATATCGAGCCGTTCGAGTCGTCGTCGGTGGTGCGCTTCCGTGTGGACGGTACGCTGCGCGACGTGGTGCGGCCCAAGAAGGCGCTGCACGGCGCGCTGATCTCGCGTATCAAGATCATGGCGCAGCTCGACATCGCCGAGAAACGCCTGCCGCAGGACGGCCGCATCACGCTGCGCGTGGGCGGGCGCCCGGTCGACGTGCGGGTCTCGACCCTGCCCACCGGCCATGGCGAGCGCGCGGTGCTGCGCCTGCTGGACAAGGAAGCGGGCCGGCTCGACCTGGCCAAGCTGGGCATGGCGCCCGGCACGCTGCGCGGCTTCGACCACCTGATCCGCCAGCCGCACGGCATCGTGCTGGTGACCGGGCCGACCGGCTCGGGCAAGACCACCACGCTGTATGCGGCGCTGTCGCGGCTGGATGCGCGCACCACCAACATCATGACGGTGGAAGACCCGATCGAGTACGACCTGGACGGCATCGGCCAGACCCAGGTCAACGCGCGCATCGACATGACCTTCGGCAAGGCCCTGCGCGCGATCCTGCGCCAGGACCCGGACGTGGTCATGATCGGCGAAATCCGCGACCTGGAAACCGCGCAGATCGCGGTGCAGGCCTCGCTGACCGGCCACCTGGTGCTGGCCACGCTGCACACCAACGACTCGGCCTCGGCGGTGACGCGGCTGGTCGACATGGGGATCGAGCCGTTCCTGCTGTCGTCATCGCTGCTGGGGGTGCTGGCACAGCGGCTGGTACGCCGCCTGTGCCAGCACTGCAAGAGCGAGGAAGTGATCGAGGTCACTGCCGCCGAGGCCGAGGTGCTGCACGCGCAGGGCAAGCCGCTGCAGACCGTGTGGCACCCGGTGGGCTGCGACAAGTGCGGCCAGTCCGGGTACCAGGGGCGCATGGGCGTGTATGAGCTGCTGACCGTCGGTGACGAGATCCGCACCATGATCCACCGGCAGGCGCCGGAGTCCGAGATCAAGCAGGTGGCACTGGCGCACGGCATGCACACCATGCGCGGCGACGCGCAGCGCTGGGTCGACAGCGGCGCGACCTCGCTTGAGGAAGTGCTGCGCGTGACGCGCGACTAA